A part of Maridesulfovibrio hydrothermalis AM13 = DSM 14728 genomic DNA contains:
- a CDS encoding DUF362 domain-containing protein, which yields MSKVYFWNLRTSRKSPHALKMKKLLKQSGMNAIIDSGNMVALKVHFGESGNTAYLNALNLRPIVDFLKKAGAKPFFTDTSTLYVGDRGESVSHGLLAARHGYDPNVIGAPVMFADGLRGEYEITVPYAGNHISEAYVGGMFMEADMLVTLNHVKGHGLAGYGGAIKNVGMGCASKKGKMHIHLSTGPKLKPEKCTGCGVCITECAASALDLDDDGRVIMNGNCSGCGRCFLSCRYGAIIIDWKKDVDEFTKRLVEYNKAILDNLKRPAMHINFLMNITPDCDCHGYSDAPVCPDLGIMISSDPVAIDQASLDMINAAPPLYPSRLPDGLTQGDDKFKSLSPECPDCFGLKYAEEIGLGSRNYKLITI from the coding sequence ATGTCAAAAGTATATTTTTGGAATTTACGCACCAGCCGGAAATCACCTCATGCACTCAAAATGAAAAAACTGCTGAAACAGTCAGGCATGAATGCGATTATCGACTCCGGAAATATGGTTGCTTTGAAAGTTCACTTTGGCGAAAGCGGCAATACAGCATATTTGAATGCTCTGAATTTGCGCCCTATTGTGGACTTTTTAAAAAAAGCCGGAGCCAAACCTTTTTTTACAGATACCAGCACATTATACGTTGGTGATCGTGGTGAATCTGTTTCGCACGGGTTGCTTGCAGCGCGTCATGGCTACGATCCTAATGTCATCGGTGCTCCGGTTATGTTCGCTGACGGCCTTAGAGGAGAATATGAAATAACTGTTCCATATGCCGGAAATCATATTTCTGAAGCATATGTAGGCGGCATGTTTATGGAAGCTGACATGCTGGTTACACTGAACCATGTTAAAGGGCATGGCCTTGCCGGTTACGGAGGAGCTATAAAAAACGTAGGTATGGGCTGCGCCTCCAAAAAAGGTAAAATGCATATTCACCTTTCCACCGGCCCCAAGCTAAAACCTGAAAAATGCACCGGGTGCGGCGTATGTATCACTGAGTGCGCGGCAAGTGCTTTGGATCTGGATGATGATGGACGTGTAATAATGAATGGCAATTGCAGTGGATGCGGTCGCTGTTTTTTATCATGCAGATATGGCGCGATCATTATTGACTGGAAAAAAGATGTTGATGAATTCACAAAACGTCTTGTTGAATACAACAAAGCTATTCTGGATAACCTTAAGCGTCCTGCCATGCACATCAACTTTTTGATGAATATTACCCCTGACTGTGACTGTCACGGCTATAGTGATGCTCCGGTATGCCCTGATTTAGGAATCATGATATCCTCTGATCCGGTAGCCATTGATCAGGCTTCACTTGATATGATTAACGCAGCTCCGCCCCTGTACCCTAGCCGGCTTCCGGACGGACTTACTCAAGGTGATGATAAATTCAAATCTCTCTCCCCTGAATGTCCTGACTGCTTCGGACTTAAATATGCTGAAGAAATAGGACTTGGATCACGTAACTACAAGCTGATTACTATTTAA
- a CDS encoding cell division protein FtsX has protein sequence MISLFFRLTGRGIRDLGLHPWANLFTLIAVTMVSLMAGLFMITLHNVNQELLKSRGQVEIQIFWKTETPLTDVEKQWADLKNIEGLKDIRTFTPEEALKQLSEALSDSDDFSWLGKNRNPLPPTALLSFSVEPGVKNERWATELLRELKGLPFVDKVHYNPLQIDLARGWINLTQSIVWPIIGFLGLVVALVVGNTMRLSLMTRHDEIEILYLVGAKRWFIRLPLLTGGALLGFSGSSIALGSLYAAQQFFSDILNFPPLFMKLNFLPVEQCAALVGTVTIIGMLSSFVAVKN, from the coding sequence ATGATTTCATTATTTTTCAGACTTACAGGGCGAGGTATCCGCGATTTGGGTTTGCACCCTTGGGCTAACCTTTTCACGCTCATTGCTGTGACTATGGTTTCGCTTATGGCCGGTCTTTTTATGATAACTTTACACAACGTCAATCAGGAACTCCTCAAAAGCCGTGGACAGGTGGAAATCCAGATATTCTGGAAAACTGAAACCCCGCTGACTGACGTTGAAAAACAATGGGCTGACCTAAAAAATATTGAAGGACTGAAAGATATTCGCACCTTCACCCCCGAAGAGGCTCTCAAGCAACTTTCTGAAGCACTTAGTGATTCGGATGATTTTTCATGGCTGGGCAAAAACCGCAATCCATTACCCCCGACAGCTCTACTCTCATTCTCCGTTGAACCCGGAGTAAAAAATGAAAGATGGGCAACTGAACTTCTGCGCGAGTTAAAGGGACTTCCCTTTGTGGACAAGGTTCATTACAATCCTTTACAGATTGATCTGGCAAGGGGCTGGATTAACCTGACTCAATCAATTGTCTGGCCCATAATCGGATTTCTGGGACTGGTCGTTGCGCTGGTAGTCGGCAACACCATGCGTCTGTCATTAATGACCCGTCATGATGAAATAGAAATATTATATCTGGTTGGCGCAAAACGCTGGTTCATCAGACTTCCGCTCTTGACCGGAGGAGCACTGCTTGGCTTCTCAGGAAGCTCAATCGCACTTGGTTCACTCTACGCTGCGCAGCAATTCTTTTCTGACATTTTGAATTTTCCGCCGCTGTTTATGAAGCTGAATTTCCTGCCCGTTGAACAGTGTGCTGCTCTGGTCGGAACAGTCACCATAATCGGAATGCTAAGCAGTTTTGTAGCTGTTAAGAATTAA
- a CDS encoding sensor histidine kinase: MDQNNQDAQIKSFQLVKLLSWTLLVVIIASSLGLSVFLAKHADETLLEKQKEFALLQAENLNHQIYRRFILPTIIGYGSIGLKNKEQMDRLDQVVRSTVHSFKVNEVRIYDPSLIISYSTDAEMIGRDNLGGEFIKKVLDSGEPKYEFISKKSTLGMIFDFNMRPGTMQLKIVYPLRSEKSLKIEENVIMGVMVLTQDITEDYQSVINFERLILFTSSFAALILFATIMAIIRRADIINAQRMKERQAFERELNQSEKLASIGRMVSGVAHEIRNPLGIIQSSSELLLKRMNDNDPVNTKILGAIYEECKRLSRTVSDFLDYARPRKISLVAIDPADLLDKIYMFLESSCKGDNIELVRNYTRGHKVCGDEDLLYRAFYNLIGNAMQAVKSEGKIFISLDAVENGLNVIISDTGKGFSPEIIDKVKDPFFTTKDSGTGLGLAIVSNIVESHNGKFTIGNNPEGGARITIFLPEKKDC, encoded by the coding sequence TTGGATCAAAATAATCAAGACGCACAAATAAAATCTTTTCAGCTTGTGAAGCTTCTTTCGTGGACTCTTTTGGTGGTTATTATTGCCAGCAGTCTGGGGCTTTCTGTCTTTCTGGCAAAGCATGCTGATGAGACGCTTCTGGAAAAGCAGAAAGAATTTGCCTTGTTACAGGCTGAAAACCTTAACCATCAGATTTACAGACGTTTTATTCTGCCTACTATTATTGGATATGGGAGTATTGGGCTTAAGAATAAAGAACAGATGGATCGTCTGGATCAGGTTGTACGTTCGACTGTGCATAGCTTTAAGGTCAATGAAGTCAGAATATATGACCCGAGTCTGATTATTTCGTATTCAACTGACGCAGAAATGATCGGCAGAGACAATCTTGGCGGCGAATTTATCAAGAAGGTTCTTGATAGTGGCGAACCTAAATATGAATTTATAAGTAAGAAATCCACGTTGGGGATGATTTTTGATTTCAATATGCGGCCGGGAACAATGCAGCTCAAGATTGTTTACCCGTTGCGTTCAGAAAAAAGTTTGAAAATTGAAGAAAATGTAATCATGGGCGTAATGGTACTTACTCAGGATATTACTGAGGATTACCAGTCAGTTATCAACTTTGAACGGCTTATTCTGTTTACTTCAAGTTTTGCTGCTTTGATTCTTTTTGCCACTATCATGGCGATTATCAGACGCGCTGATATTATCAATGCTCAACGCATGAAGGAGCGGCAGGCTTTTGAGCGCGAGCTTAACCAGAGTGAAAAGCTGGCCAGTATAGGGCGTATGGTTTCAGGAGTTGCCCATGAAATCCGTAATCCTCTGGGTATTATCCAGTCAAGTTCGGAGCTGTTGCTTAAGCGCATGAATGATAATGATCCGGTAAATACAAAAATACTTGGAGCTATTTATGAGGAGTGCAAACGGCTGAGCCGTACGGTGAGTGATTTTCTTGATTACGCAAGACCTCGTAAAATATCCCTTGTTGCGATTGATCCAGCTGACCTTCTGGATAAAATTTATATGTTTCTGGAATCAAGCTGCAAGGGAGATAATATTGAACTGGTCCGCAATTATACCCGTGGACATAAGGTCTGCGGTGATGAGGATCTGCTTTATCGGGCATTTTACAATCTGATCGGTAATGCCATGCAGGCGGTGAAGAGTGAGGGAAAAATTTTTATTTCTCTGGATGCAGTTGAAAATGGACTTAATGTGATTATCTCCGACACCGGAAAAGGTTTTTCCCCTGAAATTATTGATAAGGTCAAAGATCCTTTCTTTACTACGAAAGATAGCGGAACCGGTCTGGGGCTTGCCATTGTGAGCAATATTGTGGAAAGCCATAACGGAAAGTTCACCATCGGCAATAATCCCGAAGGCGGGGCGCGTATAACAATTTTTTTACCTGAAAAGAAAGACTGCTAA
- the ftsE gene encoding cell division ATP-binding protein FtsE has product MIRLSRLSYNFGSNWALKDISLHIEKGDFVFLTGHSGAGKTTLMRLLYGALPVSRGQATVAGYKLHNIKRKHIPMLRRDLGVVFQDFKILPNRSVYENVSLALTVRSMPKSTIDKRVRAIIRALGLENKSYTKCQRLSGGEQQRVAIARAMVVNPKLILADEPTGNLDFELSMHLMDVFKQFNTHGTTVVMATHSREILRCVPEAKIIHLEDGKLCEPPAHILSELRP; this is encoded by the coding sequence ATGATCCGGCTAAGTCGCCTATCATACAATTTCGGCTCCAACTGGGCATTGAAAGATATCTCCCTGCATATTGAGAAAGGAGATTTTGTTTTCCTGACCGGACATTCCGGCGCAGGCAAGACAACTCTCATGCGTCTGTTATACGGCGCACTACCGGTTTCCCGGGGACAGGCTACGGTCGCCGGATATAAACTTCACAACATCAAACGTAAGCATATTCCCATGCTGCGCCGCGATCTGGGAGTTGTTTTTCAGGATTTTAAAATTCTGCCCAACCGGTCTGTGTATGAAAATGTATCTCTGGCCCTGACGGTCAGAAGCATGCCTAAATCAACTATTGATAAAAGAGTACGGGCAATCATCCGCGCACTAGGTCTTGAAAATAAAAGCTACACCAAATGCCAAAGACTTTCCGGTGGTGAACAGCAAAGGGTAGCCATTGCAAGAGCAATGGTGGTCAACCCTAAACTGATTCTCGCCGATGAACCTACCGGCAATCTGGATTTTGAACTATCCATGCATCTCATGGATGTTTTTAAACAGTTCAATACTCACGGCACAACGGTGGTAATGGCAACCCACAGCCGGGAAATTCTGCGCTGCGTGCCGGAGGCAAAAATTATCCACCTTGAAGATGGAAAACTTTGTGAGCCGCCTGCTCATATCCTTTCGGAGCTGCGCCCATGA
- the ilvD gene encoding dihydroxy-acid dehydratase, whose protein sequence is MRSKKMTSGLEKAPHRSLLYALGLSPDEVSRPLIGICNSANEIIPGHVHLHTITRAVKDGVRLAGGVPMEFPAIGVCDGLAMNHAGMRYSLPSREIIADSIEIMATAHPFDALVLIPNCDKIVPGMLMAALRLNIPTIVISGGPMLAGKKDGKKVDLITVFEGVGQVKAGNMNEDELSELEQSACPTCGSCSGMFTANSMNCLSETIGLALPGNGTIPAVMADRIRLAKSAGTQIMTLLEKDIRPRDIVTEKSLKNAVTMDMALGCSTNTVLHLPAIFNEAELKLDLTIFDKISRSTPNLCKLSPAGPHHIQDLHDAGGIQAVMAELSKEDRIELDALTVTGKTVGENIKALNASVKDHEIVRPVSDPYSREGGIAVLFGNIAEDGCVVKQSAVAPEMMKRTSTAKVYNSEEEAVEAILGNEIVKGDAVVILYEGPKGGPGMREMLTPTSAIAGMGLGADVALVTDGRFSGGTRGAAIGHISPEAASGGTIGIVQTGDKIEIDIPGRSINVLLDADEIASRKAAFKPVEKEMPTAFLKRYSQNVTSASTGAVYKK, encoded by the coding sequence ATGAGAAGTAAAAAAATGACAAGCGGGCTGGAAAAAGCACCACACCGCTCTTTACTCTACGCACTGGGCCTTTCTCCTGACGAAGTAAGCAGGCCGCTTATCGGTATCTGTAACTCAGCTAATGAAATCATTCCCGGTCACGTGCACCTGCACACTATCACCCGCGCAGTAAAAGACGGAGTGCGTCTTGCCGGCGGTGTGCCTATGGAATTTCCAGCTATCGGTGTCTGTGACGGACTGGCCATGAACCATGCGGGTATGCGCTACTCTCTGCCCAGCCGTGAAATAATTGCTGATTCCATTGAAATAATGGCTACAGCTCATCCATTTGATGCACTGGTGCTGATCCCCAACTGTGATAAAATTGTGCCCGGCATGCTCATGGCGGCACTTCGCCTGAATATTCCCACAATAGTTATCAGTGGCGGTCCGATGCTGGCTGGAAAGAAAGACGGCAAAAAGGTCGACCTGATCACCGTTTTCGAAGGAGTAGGTCAAGTTAAAGCAGGCAATATGAACGAAGATGAACTTTCCGAACTTGAACAGAGCGCATGCCCCACCTGCGGCTCCTGTTCCGGTATGTTCACAGCAAACTCCATGAACTGTCTGTCCGAAACTATAGGGCTTGCTCTGCCCGGCAACGGAACCATCCCCGCTGTCATGGCTGACCGTATCCGCCTTGCAAAAAGTGCGGGAACTCAGATCATGACCCTGCTTGAAAAAGATATCCGACCACGCGATATCGTTACCGAAAAAAGCCTTAAAAATGCAGTAACGATGGATATGGCTTTGGGATGCTCCACTAACACCGTGCTGCATCTGCCCGCTATTTTCAATGAAGCAGAGCTTAAACTAGATCTCACAATTTTTGATAAAATCAGCCGCAGCACCCCTAACCTGTGCAAACTCTCACCGGCCGGTCCGCATCATATTCAGGATCTGCATGATGCAGGCGGAATTCAGGCGGTCATGGCTGAACTCTCCAAAGAAGACCGCATTGAATTGGATGCACTTACCGTTACCGGAAAAACTGTCGGTGAAAATATTAAAGCACTTAATGCTTCAGTAAAAGATCACGAAATAGTACGTCCGGTATCCGATCCCTACAGCAGGGAAGGCGGTATTGCAGTTCTTTTCGGTAATATTGCTGAAGACGGATGTGTAGTTAAACAGTCCGCAGTTGCACCGGAAATGATGAAACGTACATCCACCGCCAAAGTATACAATTCTGAAGAGGAGGCAGTCGAAGCGATCCTTGGAAACGAAATTGTAAAAGGCGATGCGGTTGTTATCCTCTATGAAGGACCAAAAGGCGGCCCCGGTATGCGCGAAATGCTCACCCCCACATCGGCCATCGCAGGCATGGGACTCGGAGCTGACGTTGCACTCGTCACTGACGGACGATTCAGCGGCGGAACACGCGGAGCTGCAATAGGACACATTTCACCTGAAGCTGCATCCGGCGGAACCATAGGCATAGTCCAGACCGGAGATAAGATTGAAATTGATATCCCCGGACGCTCTATCAACGTACTCCTTGATGCTGACGAAATCGCAAGCCGCAAAGCGGCATTCAAACCTGTAGAAAAAGAAATGCCCACAGCATTCCTTAAAAGATACAGCCAGAATGTTACTTCAGCATCTACCGGTGCTGTTTATAAAAAATAG
- a CDS encoding HAD family hydrolase — translation MKKIEAIVFDFDGTLAELTIDFSDMKRKLKALGSAFMDPLPDKDELPALEWVDYMADCLSNDDPDLGKEFHTRCRFLIISMELEAARTGNLFPFTCEVLNGLGESGIKTGVITRNTGSAVREMVPDIDKISGCFLSREDVENVKPHPDHLFKALEMIGVSATSSLMVGDHHIDIETGKRAGTMTAGVATGRVSIDELNKADPDFVAADCAELIKILKNKNLL, via the coding sequence ATGAAAAAAATAGAAGCAATAGTATTTGATTTTGATGGGACATTAGCTGAATTAACCATTGATTTCAGCGATATGAAAAGAAAACTTAAGGCTCTGGGCAGTGCTTTTATGGACCCGTTGCCGGATAAAGATGAGCTTCCGGCCCTTGAATGGGTTGATTATATGGCAGACTGCCTTTCAAATGATGATCCTGATCTGGGCAAAGAGTTTCATACCCGTTGCAGATTTTTGATTATCAGTATGGAGCTTGAAGCCGCGCGTACAGGTAACCTGTTTCCTTTTACCTGTGAGGTGTTGAACGGACTGGGTGAATCCGGTATTAAAACCGGTGTTATCACCCGTAATACAGGTTCAGCTGTACGGGAGATGGTCCCTGATATTGATAAAATTTCCGGTTGCTTTCTTTCCCGCGAAGATGTGGAAAATGTGAAACCGCATCCGGATCATCTTTTCAAGGCTCTAGAGATGATTGGTGTTTCCGCTACCAGTTCACTTATGGTAGGAGATCATCACATTGATATAGAAACCGGAAAACGTGCCGGAACTATGACCGCAGGTGTTGCAACCGGCAGAGTTTCAATTGATGAGCTTAACAAAGCAGATCCAGATTTTGTGGCAGCGGATTGTGCGGAGCTGATAAAAATTTTGAAAAATAAAAATTTATTATAA
- a CDS encoding sigma-54-dependent transcriptional regulator encodes MATNILILDDEQNYLLILEALLSDEGYTITALSDPETGLAYLDESEVDLVITDMKMPKLTGQDVLEHVKKNFSHIPVIIMTAFGSIESAVEAMKIGAFDYITKPFANEELLLSVTKAAQFAKAQQENRQLREQIKDRYSPNNIIGRSKPMMQVFEMIHKAAPGSSTVLVTGESGTGKELVAQAIHQASPRCDKPFVSVNCMALNPGVLESELFGHEKGSFTGAVARRRGRFETADEGTLFLDEIGELSNDMQVKLLRVLQEKTIERVGGVDPVKVDIRIVAATNKNLKKAVEDGEFREDLYYRLNVVSIELPPLRERREDIPFLVDHFLATYSADNNKVFEGFSPSAMDYMTAYEWPGNVRQLQNVIERCVVLTSANVIATEDLPAEIKDEEAQFKSAVDLLPAKLNLADTLDKIEATLVRRALVHSNFIKVDAADMLGISKSLLQYKLKKYKITGK; translated from the coding sequence ATGGCTACAAATATTCTCATACTGGATGACGAACAGAACTACCTGTTGATTCTGGAGGCTTTGCTTTCAGATGAGGGGTATACCATTACAGCTCTTTCCGACCCTGAAACCGGACTGGCATATCTTGATGAATCGGAAGTGGACCTTGTCATCACCGACATGAAGATGCCAAAGCTGACAGGGCAGGATGTGCTGGAACATGTGAAAAAGAATTTTTCGCATATTCCGGTCATCATTATGACAGCTTTCGGATCTATTGAATCAGCCGTTGAGGCTATGAAAATAGGGGCTTTCGACTACATAACCAAACCTTTTGCCAATGAAGAGCTGCTCTTGTCTGTGACCAAAGCAGCCCAGTTTGCCAAGGCTCAGCAGGAAAACAGGCAGCTGCGCGAACAGATTAAGGATCGCTATTCTCCGAACAACATTATCGGCCGTTCAAAGCCTATGATGCAGGTTTTTGAGATGATTCATAAAGCTGCTCCGGGAAGTTCAACTGTGCTGGTCACTGGTGAATCCGGTACCGGCAAGGAGCTGGTTGCGCAGGCAATCCATCAGGCTTCACCGCGTTGTGACAAGCCTTTTGTTTCAGTTAACTGCATGGCGCTCAATCCCGGAGTTCTTGAAAGTGAACTTTTTGGGCATGAAAAAGGTTCGTTCACCGGAGCTGTGGCCCGCAGGCGCGGCCGTTTTGAAACTGCCGATGAGGGAACTTTATTTCTTGATGAGATAGGCGAACTCTCCAACGACATGCAGGTCAAACTTTTACGGGTATTGCAGGAAAAGACTATTGAACGGGTTGGCGGAGTTGATCCTGTTAAAGTTGATATCCGTATTGTTGCCGCTACCAATAAGAATTTGAAAAAAGCCGTAGAGGATGGCGAGTTTCGCGAGGATCTTTATTACCGGCTCAACGTGGTCAGCATTGAACTGCCGCCCCTTCGTGAGCGTCGTGAAGATATTCCTTTTCTCGTGGACCATTTTCTTGCCACTTATTCAGCAGACAATAATAAGGTTTTCGAGGGCTTTTCGCCCTCGGCGATGGATTATATGACCGCCTACGAGTGGCCCGGTAATGTACGTCAGCTTCAAAATGTAATTGAACGTTGCGTTGTTTTGACCTCTGCCAATGTTATTGCAACCGAAGATCTGCCGGCAGAGATCAAGGACGAAGAGGCACAGTTTAAAAGTGCGGTTGACTTACTCCCTGCCAAACTGAATCTTGCTGATACACTGGATAAAATTGAAGCGACACTGGTTCGCCGTGCTTTGGTACACAGTAATTTTATCAAAGTTGATGCCGCTGATATGCTCGGTATTTCTAAAAGCCTGCTTCAGTATAAGCTTAAGAAATATAAGATTACCGGTAAATAA
- a CDS encoding 4Fe-4S binding protein: MKTLTATRMERCIGCHSCSFACARLVHKLLSWNTAGIRIASSGGLSTGFVAKVCLACSPAPCAEACPTGAMRARKSGGGVLYKKDVCIRCGKCAEACPVDAIYLDLKDRPYVCVHCGRCVQFCPHECLEMVDNGKPSKEDS; encoded by the coding sequence ATGAAAACTTTGACCGCTACCCGCATGGAGCGTTGCATCGGATGCCATTCCTGCTCCTTTGCCTGCGCCCGTCTGGTGCATAAGCTGTTGTCATGGAATACAGCAGGCATCAGAATTGCGTCTTCCGGCGGCCTTTCAACAGGATTTGTGGCGAAAGTTTGTCTGGCCTGTTCTCCTGCACCCTGCGCTGAAGCCTGTCCGACCGGAGCCATGCGCGCCCGTAAAAGCGGCGGCGGGGTTCTTTATAAAAAAGATGTTTGTATACGATGCGGTAAATGTGCCGAAGCTTGTCCGGTGGATGCCATCTATCTGGATCTTAAAGACAGACCTTATGTTTGTGTCCATTGTGGCAGATGTGTTCAGTTCTGTCCTCATGAATGCCTTGAGATGGTTGATAACGGTAAGCCGTCAAAGGAGGACTCATAA
- a CDS encoding pyridoxal phosphate-dependent aminotransferase: MKISERLMRAKPSATLAVNAKAQELRAQGKEIVSLAVGEPDFQTPQHVCDAMKKAVDEGFTRYTPVPGIPELRKAVAGYYGNFYGVNAGMDNTIVSNGGKHSLYNLFMALIDPGDEVLIPAPYWVSYPAMVELAEGKPVIVPTSPESGFLAEVKDLEAACTDKTKLLILNTPSNPTGGHYPQAHLDEIANWAKSKGIFIISDEVYDRLVYTPADYSTLSNFWEKNPEDVAIVGALSKSFCMTGWRIGTTLAHPDLVKAMVKIQGQSTSNVNSMAQKAALAAFEGPWTLIDEMKVAFQRRRDLAYEIISSWPGVICPKPDGAFYLFPVLDTFFDEETPDSASMCTKILEEAGVALVPGSAFGDDRCIRFSYALDDEILKKSLEKIGNVLMKK; encoded by the coding sequence ATGAAAATTTCTGAAAGACTTATGAGAGCAAAACCGTCCGCAACTCTGGCAGTAAATGCCAAAGCGCAGGAATTGCGCGCCCAGGGTAAGGAAATTGTAAGCCTTGCAGTCGGTGAACCTGATTTCCAGACCCCGCAGCATGTTTGTGATGCCATGAAAAAGGCTGTTGATGAAGGTTTCACCCGCTATACACCGGTTCCGGGTATTCCTGAACTGCGTAAAGCTGTGGCTGGTTATTACGGTAATTTTTACGGAGTAAATGCCGGCATGGACAATACAATTGTCAGCAATGGTGGTAAACACTCCCTGTATAATCTTTTTATGGCTCTTATTGATCCGGGTGATGAAGTACTTATTCCAGCTCCTTACTGGGTAAGCTACCCTGCAATGGTTGAGCTGGCAGAAGGTAAACCGGTTATCGTTCCCACAAGCCCTGAGTCCGGATTTCTTGCTGAGGTTAAAGATCTTGAAGCGGCTTGTACTGACAAGACCAAACTGCTTATTCTTAATACTCCTTCCAATCCGACCGGCGGTCATTATCCGCAGGCGCATCTGGATGAGATTGCCAACTGGGCTAAGAGTAAAGGTATTTTCATTATATCTGATGAAGTGTATGACCGTCTTGTTTACACGCCTGCGGACTACTCAACTCTTTCTAATTTCTGGGAAAAGAATCCTGAAGATGTTGCAATTGTCGGCGCGCTTTCAAAAAGTTTCTGCATGACCGGATGGCGTATCGGAACCACTCTTGCTCATCCTGACCTTGTAAAGGCGATGGTCAAAATTCAGGGTCAGTCCACTTCCAATGTGAACTCTATGGCTCAGAAAGCGGCACTTGCAGCATTTGAGGGGCCTTGGACTCTTATTGATGAAATGAAAGTGGCCTTCCAGAGACGCAGAGATCTGGCTTATGAAATAATTTCTTCATGGCCGGGCGTAATTTGTCCTAAACCTGACGGAGCCTTCTATCTCTTTCCGGTTCTGGATACATTCTTCGATGAAGAAACACCTGATTCAGCTTCTATGTGTACCAAAATTCTGGAAGAAGCCGGGGTTGCCCTTGTGCCCGGTTCTGCTTTCGGAGATGACCGCTGCATCCGTTTTTCCTACGCACTTGATGATGAAATTCTCAAAAAGTCGTTGGAAAAAATTGGTAATGTGTTGATGAAAAAATAA